Genomic window (Chryseobacterium sp. H1D6B):
TCTTTCAAAACAGTGATCGATTCGATGTCACTTGTATTTAAAAAGTTAAGCGGGTTTTTTGCCTGTGCATTTCCTAAACCAACATTTGGCCCTGTTGCGCTCACACTTTCGTTACTCAATGGAACTCCGTCTACAACGAACAAAGGGGTACTTCCACTTCTGATCGAACCAATTCCTCTGATCGAAACATTCACTCCCGCTCCTGGCTCTCCGCTGGACTGAACAATGCGCACACCTGCAATTTTACCCTGCATAAGGTTGTCCACAGAAATGTTCATTCCTTCTTTGAACTGACTTTCCTTTAATTGGCTGACTGCTCCCGTTAAATCAGACTTTTTCTGAGAACCGTAGCCCACCAGGGTCACTTCTTCAATAGATGCTGCTTCTTTTTTTGATTTTAATTTTACAGACACTGAAGAACTTGTAATCTTCACTTTTTGTACTTCATATCCATCATAAGAGATGGATAAAGTCTGTCCTACAGAGGCTGAAATAGTAAAATTTCCTGAAGAATCGGTAACTGTTGCTGCTCCCGTTTCAACCACTGTTACTCGCGCTCCATCAATCACAGATCCTTCCTGATCCACTACGGTACCAGAAATGGTTTCATTAACCTGCGAAAAAATAGAATGGCTGGTTGTAAATTCCTTCGCTTCCGCGTGATTGGCGACTAGAAAAATCAGCGCAATCGGAATTAGTTTTTTAAATTTAAAAAAATTAATTTTGTGGTACATATCATTAAGTAATTGTAATAAACATTGCTTAGTAAAAGCCGCTGTTGTTCCCGCAACAGTGGTTTTTTTCATCCTTTGGCAACCTCATTTTCGGCATACAAAGTAAATTGATTTGGCTAACATTCAGTTTAACAGAATATTATGTTAAAATCAACAAAACAATAAATATCTCAAAAAGAGAAAATATGATATAATTGATTGTCAACAGCTTATAAAAACGGTATTTCTTTTCATTTACACAATCTTAAAGAACTCTTAATACAATATGTAAAGCGGCTGGAAAAGAGACTTCCTAATTTTGCCCTACAAAAATTGATTCAAAATGAAAAAGACAGCTTCTGTTTTCTTATCTCTCTTTTCACTTCCTCTTTTATGGTCACAATCAAAGAACTTAAATGATCTAAAGATCAATGAAATTCAGATCATCGGTTCGCATAACAGCTACAAAAAAGCAATCCTGCCCGAGGTTTACGAGTATTTATCCAAAAAAGACACTCTTAATTTTTTACCGAGAATTCAATATGAACATATTGCAATACCCAAACAACTGGATCTGGGACTCCGCAATCTTGAAATTGATGTGTATGCAGACAGCAAAGGAGGAAAATATGCCCACCCGAAGATCTTAGATCTGGTAAAGACCACAGAACCGTTTGATCCAGAAGGAAAGATGAAAAATCCGGGCTACAAAATGATCCATATTACAGATATTGATTATCAGACCTGGTATTATACTTTAGAAGACTGCTTGAAAGATCTGAAAAAATGGTCTGATGCCCATCCTGACCACGATCCTGTCTTTATTACACTTGAGCCTAAGGACGGAGAAGCCAATAGATTTGGAACAGAGCCTGAACATTACACTTCAAAATTATTTGATGATTTAGACGGCGAACTGAAAAAATATCTTGGAAAGGATAAAATCATTACCCCTGATGATATCAAAGGAAAATACAAAACATTAAACGAAGCCGTACTTCATAAGAACTGGCCGTCAGTAAAGAATGCTAAAGGAAAATTTCTTTTCGTGTTAGATAATAACGGAGACAACAGAGATCTGTATATCAAAGGGCACCCATCCTTAAAAGGAAGAGTGGTTTTCACCAATTCCAAACCCGGAACTGCTGAATCAGCTGTTTTATTGATGAACGAACCGAAAGATCCCGCCATTAAAGATCTGGTACAACAGGGATACATTATCCGTACCAGAGCAGATGCCGACACCATGGAAGCCAGAAAGGAAGATTACACAAGATTTGAGCAGGCGAAAGAAAGCGGTGCACAGATCATCACTACAGATTATTATTTTCCCAGCAGGCTTTTCAAATCCAGCTATAAGGTTAGTTTTGACAATAATACTTATGAAAGAAAAAATCCGGTAACGGGAAAATAAACGTATACAAATACACCAACATTAAAAGAAGAAGGCTGCATCATGTTTGATGCAGTTTTTTTGCTACATATGAAAGGCTATATTTTGGCTGAAGCCAGGCGGGTATTCTTTTTTAAAGCGGGTTAAAACCCTGTCCTATTGATGATAACCCGTTGATAAAACTATTTTAGAATCGTTTTATTTTCTGTGACTGCTTTTATCGTGTATGTTTTCAGATCAATTTCAAAATGGTCTGAAGGATCTCCATTTGAAAGCAGAGCCAAGATTTTGAAAAGAGATTTTAATTGTATTATAAACGGATCGTTAGTTTTGTGAGCATCATATAATTTTTCTACTATCTCATACTGCTGCAGCCTTTCTGCCGGTATATCTTTTTTGGCCAGCTTATCTGCTGATTGAAATTTATACAGATCCAGCAGCAGATCATCAAAACTCCAGTTTTTAAATAATTCTGTGTGGATGCCTTTTTTAGCAGCGTCTTCTGGCCTGACAATCATCAATAAAAGATCTTTTCCCGTCAGTAATGCTGTTTTCTCAATGAAATCATATGGCCAATCATCGGGGATCATACGCAAACGCACCAATTCTTTTAAATGAAACAGCATAAAATCATGATAAGATTTTGTCTTTAGGATTTCTTTATTCCAGCGTATTTTAGTTTTGTCTTTACTCAGGGTTTCATACTCTTTTTCATATAATGGAAACAGATCGTCAAAATGAGGAACATCATTTAAAACCTCTGTCTGTATTTCCATTTTCTCTGGGGATTGGATGGTCAGAATTTTATAAGCGGGTACGTAAGCTGCCAGTGAAGGTACCTGAACATTGACCAGCATTTTCTTATCACCCGTTTTTCTAATTCCAGTATCATTGATATGCATGTGTCCCGCAAAATGGATCTGCAGTCCGGCTTCTATAAATTCTTTTGCTACTTCTTCTTCCGGAACCCGTTCTAACTGAAATTTTTTATCTCCTAAGAGTTTTCTGATCTCACCTGAAGCTCCGTCATTAAAGTCGATCATCGGATAATGGGTAAATGCGATTAAAGTTTTATTATTTTTCTTTGCTTCCGCTGCTATTTTTTTTACCCATTGAATTAAATGCTGTTTATGGGTGATTACATTATTATATCCAATACTTGCTCCACGGTAATTATCTGGATCGTCTGAGTTTCCATTTAGACTCTTAGGTATATAAGTATTTCCATCAATTGCAATCATCCAGACGCCTTTCACTGGCTCTACAACATAACTGAGATCTGGAACCAAAAACCCTTTAGAAACCTCATACATTCTTTTAAAATACGATGCATTCTCTACTGCACTGCTGTACGAATAACTGCGATATAAGCCTTTATCAAAAGGTGTACTCCAATATAGATCTTCTTTTTTCGGATAAAAACCAAAGTCTTTTAATTCACTTAAAATTTCCAAATATCCTGATGCAGCGATGTCTTTGGTGATCATTTTATTTTTTATTTTTCCAAGATCTTCTCTGCTGTAAATTCCTAATGGATTTCCATCTTCACCCAGAAAATCGTCTTTTCCGGCATCCTGTCTGAAAGGACCTACCGGATCATGGTTTCCAGTGGTCAGATAAAAACTAATACCATACTGCCGCTGATATTTATTTAAGATTTTATGAAGTCCCCGTAGATTATATGCTTGTCCGTCATCCGAAAAATCACCGGGCATCGCTACAATCTTAATCCCTTTCGCAGCGATATCATCCAGAGCTTTTAAAAACGCAAAATAATTTTCGTTGAAAATACGGGTAGAATGCAGCTGGGAATTCATCGTTCTCATGATCGTCGGCTTTCCAGTCTTGGGATTATCAATTCCTTTAAAATTATTGTCTGCAAAATCCCCGTAGAGATCCTGAAAATGCACATCGGAAAGAAATGCGATCTGTATAGGTTGCTGCTGGGCAGATAAGTTCAAAAAACTAAAAAACAAAGCGGACAATATTCCTTTGATAATCATTTTAAAAATAACCCGAAAATTAGATGATTATTTTTCAAACTTCTTTAAGCCAATATTAAATTATTGTGATATTGGGGAGAATAATTTACTCTTCTTCAGGCCCAGCATAATTATATATAATCCGCTCAGTAACATCCCATAAAGCTTTTCCATTTTCTGGATGTTTACCATAACAGGTGAAAAATTCAACATTATTATTACTCTTATTATACCAGACTTTCCCCATGGCATTTTCTATGGTTAGTGTGTCTGGCCTCGTAATTTTTTTAAAATGTTTTAGCTTTATTGTATCTACAGGCTCAAGTTCATGCTGGGGATTATGATCATCACAATAAGCCAGTTTATATTCGCTTTCTTCCCAGTACATGCAGTTTTTTTCATTTTTAGGAACTCCGCCCATAAGAAAATTAAATCCTCCTATTAATTCTTTCCCTTCTTTATCCTTATCATATATCACAGCTTTTCCTGTAAGAATAAATGCAATTACAATTACAACAGCAATCCCCACACTACTCTGTTTTGTCAAAAATTCCGGCATTGTAAAAATCGGCTTGTTAATGATCGTTATGACAATTTTAGAAATTGTATGCTGTATAGTATATTCTATTGTTTTCCATTCTGAACAATATTCTTTAAATGTGTCATAGCCTAAATATTGGCTTAAATTATCCAAAATAGGCTTCTTTATGTTATAATCTTCATCTTTCTCCACTATGGTTTTGTAATAGTTTTCGAAAGATTTATAACTCAATCCTTCATATTCATCTTTTAAAATTTGTTCAAGATATAACAGAATTCCGCTAAATGAATTTTCTGGAGTTTCATTAGATGCCTTTTCATAAACATCTTCAAGTAGTTTTTTTTTCTGTGGTAAAAATTTTGACATAATCATGGATATTATTTGGAAAAGTAGACAAATTTTGAAGAATAAAAATACGGTTTTCCGTAAAAAAACTTTCCTGAAACTTTCCTAAAACTTTCTAACCCTCACTTTCATTTTCGTTGTTATTTTGCCATAGAAATCAGTGACAAACAAACAATTACAAGAACAAATTTACAAAACTGATTTCTAAAATCACCAGATAAAACGGAAGAGAACTCCGGGTTGGGAAGCAGATGTTTCACTTCCGTTTTTGAAGGTTTACTTCCCAAAAATTTAAGAAGCGCTTCTTTTTTCAAACGTGTACAGCTCGTGATAAATATATCATGAGAGGAAGAAAAACAACCTTAATTTTTAAATTTTTAAAACAATGTTACAACTAATATTGATGCTACTGGGATTAGCATTTTCAAATAATAACGGAAACACAACAACATGTAATAACAACCAAGATCCAATAACGATACAGACTGGCGGACCAAGTAATCCGGGAAGCGGAACAGGGACAGATCCAGGGTCAGGAACCGGAGAAAGCGGTGGAGATACAGGAGGAAATACAGGACAAAAACCTCCAACACCATAAAATTTGTATTAACAAGAGAGTAATTTTAACATTACTCTCTTTTTTGTATATTGGAAAGAAAATTTTGAAAAAATTTATTCTCTTAACCTTCCTGATTCTCATTAGCTGTAATAAACAAGTTCAGGATACTATCAAACCCCAAAATAAATATTTAATAAAAGCTAAAATCTGCAGAGATAATAAAAATCTTGACTCGGCATATATATATTATACCAGAGCAAAAGAGGAGTTATTAAAAATTCCAGACAGCACGGAAGCCGCCCGGGCAATTACCAATATAGCAATTATAGAATGTGATAAAGGCAATTATTATGGGAGTATTAAAAACTCTGTTGAAGCTGAGAAACTTTTAAGCAAAAAATCCGATACTGTTTCTAAAACAATAGCTGCTGCAAATTACAATTCAATCGCTATAGCATCAAAAAATTTAAAAAACTATAGTGATGCTATTACTTATTATAAACTAGCCGTCGCATCAGCTGTAAACAAAGTGGAGTCTTTAGCATATAATAATAATATTGGAGATAATTATTTAGAGCAAAATAATTTAGAATTAGCTAAAATATATTTTCAAAAAGCATTACTCACACCAAATAGTTTAGATTATGCTAGAGCATTAAATAATTTAGCAAAAGTTAAATTTTTAGAAAATGAGAATTATAATGCTTTGCCAGAATTATATAAAGCATGGAAAATAAGAACTCAAAAAGACGATAAGAGTGGGATAAATTCAAGTCTTGCTACTTTAGCTGATTATTATCTGAAAACAGACAAGTCTAAATCTCTGTTTTTTGCTGAAGAAATGTATAAGGTTGCTTCAAAAAATAAAAGTCCAGATGACAGATTAGAAGCTTTATCTAAATTAATAACCCTTGATCCAAAAAATTATTTTGAGAATTTCAAAAAATATATCTCTCTCAGTGACAGTATACAAACAGACCGAAATAATAACAGCAATAAATTTGCTCTTTTACAGTTTGATGTTGAAAAAATAAAAAGACAAAACGCTGAGAACGAAACATTTATAATAAAACAGAAATATTTTTCAGCTCTATTAATTCTAGCATTAATTATTAGTATTATATGGTATATTAAAAGACAAAAAACATTAAAAAGAGAAAACGAATTAAAAATAAAAGACAACCAGCTTAAAATATCCAAAAAAGTACACGACGTTGTTGCCAACGGGATCTATCATGTAATGGCTAAAATTGAAAATCAGGAAGATTTCAATAAAGAGGAAACACTGGATGAATTAGAATTTGTTTACGAGAAATCGAGAGATAT
Coding sequences:
- a CDS encoding ATP-binding protein codes for the protein MKKFILLTFLILISCNKQVQDTIKPQNKYLIKAKICRDNKNLDSAYIYYTRAKEELLKIPDSTEAARAITNIAIIECDKGNYYGSIKNSVEAEKLLSKKSDTVSKTIAAANYNSIAIASKNLKNYSDAITYYKLAVASAVNKVESLAYNNNIGDNYLEQNNLELAKIYFQKALLTPNSLDYARALNNLAKVKFLENENYNALPELYKAWKIRTQKDDKSGINSSLATLADYYLKTDKSKSLFFAEEMYKVASKNKSPDDRLEALSKLITLDPKNYFENFKKYISLSDSIQTDRNNNSNKFALLQFDVEKIKRQNAENETFIIKQKYFSALLILALIISIIWYIKRQKTLKRENELKIKDNQLKISKKVHDVVANGIYHVMAKIENQEDFNKEETLDELEFVYEKSRDISYEKDDAKSKEDFNERVSNLIASFKNDTVNTYVAGNSKEIWNGLKESAQEEVFQIIRELLVNMKKHSGADRVAFKFERENNLIKIFYTDNGIGISGDMIYKNGLSSTVSRIETIHGEITFDTKTEKGLKISISFPVS
- a CDS encoding phosphatidylinositol-specific phospholipase C1-like protein, whose product is MKKTASVFLSLFSLPLLWSQSKNLNDLKINEIQIIGSHNSYKKAILPEVYEYLSKKDTLNFLPRIQYEHIAIPKQLDLGLRNLEIDVYADSKGGKYAHPKILDLVKTTEPFDPEGKMKNPGYKMIHITDIDYQTWYYTLEDCLKDLKKWSDAHPDHDPVFITLEPKDGEANRFGTEPEHYTSKLFDDLDGELKKYLGKDKIITPDDIKGKYKTLNEAVLHKNWPSVKNAKGKFLFVLDNNGDNRDLYIKGHPSLKGRVVFTNSKPGTAESAVLLMNEPKDPAIKDLVQQGYIIRTRADADTMEARKEDYTRFEQAKESGAQIITTDYYFPSRLFKSSYKVSFDNNTYERKNPVTGK
- a CDS encoding metallophosphoesterase, which produces MIIKGILSALFFSFLNLSAQQQPIQIAFLSDVHFQDLYGDFADNNFKGIDNPKTGKPTIMRTMNSQLHSTRIFNENYFAFLKALDDIAAKGIKIVAMPGDFSDDGQAYNLRGLHKILNKYQRQYGISFYLTTGNHDPVGPFRQDAGKDDFLGEDGNPLGIYSREDLGKIKNKMITKDIAASGYLEILSELKDFGFYPKKEDLYWSTPFDKGLYRSYSYSSAVENASYFKRMYEVSKGFLVPDLSYVVEPVKGVWMIAIDGNTYIPKSLNGNSDDPDNYRGASIGYNNVITHKQHLIQWVKKIAAEAKKNNKTLIAFTHYPMIDFNDGASGEIRKLLGDKKFQLERVPEEEVAKEFIEAGLQIHFAGHMHINDTGIRKTGDKKMLVNVQVPSLAAYVPAYKILTIQSPEKMEIQTEVLNDVPHFDDLFPLYEKEYETLSKDKTKIRWNKEILKTKSYHDFMLFHLKELVRLRMIPDDWPYDFIEKTALLTGKDLLLMIVRPEDAAKKGIHTELFKNWSFDDLLLDLYKFQSADKLAKKDIPAERLQQYEIVEKLYDAHKTNDPFIIQLKSLFKILALLSNGDPSDHFEIDLKTYTIKAVTENKTILK